From the genome of Cytobacillus luteolus, one region includes:
- a CDS encoding NADP-dependent isocitrate dehydrogenase codes for MTKTPITVAYGDGIGPEIMKATLNILEAAGAQLDIEEIKIGEEVYKSGITTGMEPNAWDSLRRTKVFLKAPITTPQGGGYKSLNVTTRKALGLYANVRPSRSYYPFVETKHPKMDVVIIRENEEDLYAGIEHRQTNQVYQCLKLISRPGTEKIVRYAFEYARSQGRNKVTCFVKDNIMKLTDGLFTKVFNEIGEEYPDIEKEHWIVDIGAAKLADSPELFDVIVMPNLYGDILSDVSAQISGSVGIAGSANIGDQCAMFEAIHGSAPRRAGQNLANPSGLLQGAILMLQHIGQPEIAEKVHNAWLKTLEDGIHTYDIYKEGTSKEKVGTKEFAEAVIERLGQLPETLAPISYEKPLPVSIKVKELPKEEKELVGVDVFLDWEKGAPHDLGAELEQFNVSGLKLHVITNRGVKVFPGGFPETFCTDHWRCRFLDENGEAIAPSQVAELYTTLVNAGFNCIKTENLYNFNGEAGFSAVHG; via the coding sequence ATGACAAAAACACCAATAACAGTAGCTTATGGAGATGGAATTGGCCCAGAAATCATGAAGGCAACACTGAATATTTTAGAGGCTGCAGGAGCACAACTCGATATTGAAGAAATTAAAATCGGTGAGGAAGTTTACAAGAGTGGTATAACAACTGGAATGGAACCTAATGCTTGGGACTCACTACGAAGAACAAAAGTATTTTTAAAAGCACCAATAACCACACCTCAAGGTGGTGGATACAAGAGCTTAAACGTAACTACACGAAAAGCACTGGGCTTATATGCAAATGTAAGGCCTTCTAGATCGTATTACCCATTTGTAGAAACAAAGCATCCTAAAATGGATGTTGTCATAATTCGTGAAAATGAGGAAGATTTGTATGCTGGGATTGAGCATAGACAAACTAATCAAGTGTACCAATGTTTAAAACTAATATCTCGTCCAGGTACAGAAAAGATCGTTCGTTATGCATTTGAATATGCACGCAGTCAAGGTCGTAATAAAGTTACTTGCTTTGTAAAAGATAACATTATGAAATTAACGGATGGACTTTTCACAAAAGTATTTAACGAAATTGGAGAAGAATACCCAGATATCGAAAAGGAACATTGGATTGTAGATATTGGGGCTGCAAAACTTGCAGATAGTCCAGAGTTATTTGATGTGATTGTAATGCCTAATTTATATGGAGATATACTATCGGATGTGTCTGCACAAATCTCTGGATCGGTTGGGATTGCAGGGTCTGCAAACATTGGAGATCAATGCGCAATGTTTGAAGCAATTCACGGATCTGCACCACGTCGTGCGGGTCAAAACTTAGCGAATCCATCTGGTCTTCTTCAAGGGGCAATATTAATGCTACAACATATCGGTCAACCAGAGATAGCTGAAAAGGTACACAATGCATGGCTAAAAACATTAGAAGATGGTATTCACACGTATGATATTTATAAAGAAGGAACGAGCAAAGAAAAAGTAGGGACAAAGGAATTTGCAGAGGCAGTCATTGAGAGACTAGGTCAGCTACCAGAAACTCTTGCTCCGATTTCTTATGAAAAACCATTGCCAGTTAGTATTAAAGTAAAGGAACTTCCAAAGGAAGAGAAAGAATTGGTAGGTGTTGATGTTTTTCTGGATTGGGAGAAAGGAGCACCGCATGATTTAGGTGCTGAACTTGAACAATTTAATGTGAGTGGCTTAAAGCTACATGTGATTACAAATAGAGGGGTTAAAGTGTTTCCAGGAGGATTTCCAGAGACATTTTGTACGGACCACTGGCGTTGTCGCTTCTTAGACGAAAATGGTGAAGCTATCGCTCCAAGTCAAGTTGCGGAGCTTTACACTACACTGGTGAACGCTGGATTTAATTGTATAAAAACTGAAAATCTTTACAACTTCAATGGTGAGGCTGGATTTTCTGCAGTACATGGATAA
- a CDS encoding VOC family protein yields MATLKLEHVGVMVRNLENSIEFYQDIIGMKLKDTLVHTNGVIRLAFLGFDKEGETELELIEGYNDNLPIEGKVHHIAITVDDIEEEMNRIKSLDVKLIDTEITTLPNGSKYFFFHGPDGEWIEFFQK; encoded by the coding sequence ATGGCAACGCTAAAACTCGAACATGTAGGGGTAATGGTAAGAAATCTTGAAAATTCAATTGAATTTTACCAAGACATAATAGGAATGAAACTAAAGGACACGTTAGTACATACAAATGGAGTTATAAGACTGGCTTTCCTTGGCTTTGATAAGGAAGGGGAAACCGAACTCGAATTAATTGAAGGATATAATGATAACTTACCTATCGAAGGTAAAGTACACCATATTGCAATAACAGTTGATGACATCGAAGAAGAAATGAACAGGATTAAGTCATTAGATGTGAAATTAATCGATACAGAAATTACAACCCTACCAAATGGTTCAAAATACTTTTTCTTTCATGGTCCAGATGGAGAATGGATTGAGTTTTTTCAAAAGTAG
- the katG gene encoding catalase/peroxidase HPI — translation METKDTASVGKCPFNHGATTTPKSSGTTNKDWWPNQLNLNILHQHDRKSNPMGEEFNYTEEFKKLDYQALKQDLHTLMTDSQEWWPADYGHYGPFFIRMAWHAAGTYRTGDGRGGGGTGNQRFAPLNSWADNGNLDKARRLLWPIKQKYGNKISWADLLLLTGNVAIESMGGKTFGFGGGRADIWHPEEDIYWGSESEMLGDNRYTGDRELENPLAAVQMGLIYVNPEGPNGKPDPVASARDIRDTFGRMGMNDEETVALIAGGHTFGKAHGAGDAAHVGPDPEAAPIEAQGFGWQSTHGSGKGRDTITSGIEGAWTANPTQWDNGYFELLFGYQWWLTKSPAGAWQWQIVDPKDEHLAPDAEDASVKVPTMMTTADMALLHDPAYEKISRRFYENPEEFADAFARAWFKLLHRDMGPVSRYLGPEVPTEELIWQDPVPTVDYDLSDEEVANIKVLILDSGLTIGELVTTAWASASTFRGSDMRGGANGARIRLAPQKEWEVNQPEQLTKVLSVLVDIQNHLDKKVSLADLIVLGGSAAVEKAAQDAGFDVTVPFAPGRGDATQDQTDVESFDVLEPVADGFRNYQKKQFSVSPEELLVDKAQLLNLTAPEMTALIGGMRVLGTNFGGTKHGVFTDQVGTLTNDFFVNLLDMGVQWRPVDGSVYEGRDRNTGEVVRTATRVDLVFGSNSVLRAIAEVYAQDDNREKFVRDFVATWVKVMNADRFDLK, via the coding sequence ATGGAAACTAAAGACACAGCAAGCGTTGGGAAATGCCCTTTTAATCACGGTGCTACTACTACTCCAAAATCTAGTGGGACGACAAATAAAGACTGGTGGCCAAATCAATTAAACTTAAATATTTTGCACCAGCATGACAGAAAATCTAATCCTATGGGAGAAGAGTTTAATTATACTGAAGAATTTAAAAAACTAGATTACCAAGCTCTTAAACAAGATCTTCACACTCTAATGACAGACAGCCAAGAATGGTGGCCAGCTGACTATGGTCATTATGGTCCTTTCTTTATCCGTATGGCTTGGCACGCTGCAGGTACATACCGTACAGGTGATGGCCGTGGTGGTGGTGGTACTGGAAATCAGCGTTTTGCTCCACTTAACAGCTGGGCTGATAATGGTAACCTTGATAAAGCTCGTCGTCTTCTTTGGCCAATTAAGCAAAAGTATGGTAACAAGATCTCTTGGGCTGACTTATTGCTTCTAACTGGTAATGTTGCGATTGAATCAATGGGCGGAAAGACATTCGGCTTCGGAGGTGGACGTGCAGATATCTGGCATCCAGAAGAAGACATTTACTGGGGTTCTGAATCTGAAATGCTAGGTGATAACCGTTACACAGGTGATCGCGAGCTTGAGAATCCACTTGCGGCTGTGCAAATGGGTCTTATCTATGTTAACCCAGAAGGTCCCAACGGAAAGCCAGACCCTGTTGCAAGTGCTAGAGATATTCGTGATACCTTTGGACGTATGGGAATGAACGATGAAGAAACAGTTGCTTTAATTGCTGGAGGACATACATTTGGTAAGGCACATGGTGCTGGTGATGCGGCTCATGTTGGTCCAGATCCAGAGGCTGCGCCTATTGAAGCACAAGGCTTCGGTTGGCAAAGTACTCACGGCAGTGGTAAAGGCCGTGATACGATTACTAGTGGTATTGAAGGTGCATGGACTGCTAACCCAACACAGTGGGATAATGGTTACTTTGAACTATTATTTGGATATCAATGGTGGCTTACAAAGAGTCCAGCAGGTGCATGGCAGTGGCAAATTGTTGATCCAAAAGATGAGCACCTAGCACCAGATGCTGAAGATGCATCTGTTAAAGTTCCGACTATGATGACAACTGCTGACATGGCATTACTTCATGATCCAGCATACGAAAAGATTTCTCGTCGATTCTATGAGAATCCAGAAGAGTTTGCAGATGCATTTGCTCGTGCATGGTTCAAATTACTACACCGTGACATGGGTCCTGTTTCAAGATATTTAGGACCAGAAGTTCCAACCGAAGAACTAATCTGGCAAGATCCTGTTCCTACAGTTGATTATGATTTATCAGATGAAGAAGTAGCTAATATCAAAGTATTAATCCTAGACTCAGGTCTTACAATTGGCGAGCTAGTTACAACGGCTTGGGCTTCTGCTAGTACGTTCCGTGGATCAGACATGCGTGGTGGTGCAAATGGTGCACGCATCCGCCTTGCTCCACAAAAGGAATGGGAAGTAAATCAGCCTGAACAACTTACAAAAGTACTTTCAGTTTTAGTAGATATTCAAAATCATTTAGATAAAAAAGTTAGCCTTGCAGACTTAATTGTACTAGGTGGTAGTGCTGCAGTTGAAAAAGCTGCACAAGATGCGGGCTTTGATGTAACTGTTCCTTTTGCTCCTGGTCGTGGTGATGCAACACAAGATCAAACTGATGTTGAAAGCTTTGATGTATTAGAGCCAGTAGCTGATGGGTTCCGTAACTATCAGAAGAAGCAATTCAGTGTAAGCCCAGAGGAGCTTTTAGTAGATAAAGCACAGCTACTAAACCTAACTGCACCAGAAATGACAGCACTTATTGGTGGTATGCGTGTTCTTGGCACAAACTTCGGTGGCACAAAGCACGGTGTATTCACTGACCAAGTCGGCACGCTTACAAACGACTTCTTTGTGAACTTACTTGACATGGGAGTTCAGTGGAGACCTGTTGACGGTAGCGTGTATGAAGGACGTGATCGTAACACAGGTGAAGTAGTGCGCACTGCAACTAGAGTTGACCTAGTGTTCGGTTCAAACTCAGTTCTTCGTGCTATTGCTGAAGTGTATGCTCAAGACGATAACCGAGAGAAATTTGTACGTGACTTTGTTGCTACATGGGTGAAAGTAATGAATGCTGATCGTTTTGATTTAAAATAA
- a CDS encoding M42 family metallopeptidase, with translation MFELLKKLTSLHGPCGYEQPISYFIRDYIKELVDDVKIDPIGNVIAVKKGTSSGPKVILTAHMDEVGFIVKKIENNGLIRFEKLGGHDDRILLAQKVKVRTRTEELLGVIGTMSAHYVKFDDPTKVRKHQNLYIDIGAKSKEDAIEMGIEIGLPITWASELELLGNSKTGRVVGKGLDDRAGCAVLIAVLEQLQGKDFLGEIHFLFTVQEEVGLRGAKVASHNIEADVAIAVDTTAVSDTPEETMDQTLALGAGTGIKIIDFSLIAHPTVKESLVNLAKENEIKFQYEVFPGIGTDGGAVSLSNKGIPTGVLSIPSRYAHSPVEVVDLEDMVATQQLIYTFITSLSNDSSFSF, from the coding sequence ATGTTTGAACTTTTAAAGAAATTAACGAGTCTTCATGGCCCGTGTGGTTATGAACAGCCGATTTCATATTTTATTAGAGATTATATAAAGGAATTAGTGGATGATGTGAAAATCGATCCAATTGGTAATGTGATTGCCGTTAAAAAGGGGACAAGTTCAGGACCTAAGGTGATTTTGACTGCGCATATGGATGAAGTAGGTTTTATCGTCAAAAAGATTGAAAATAATGGCTTGATTCGTTTTGAAAAATTAGGAGGACACGATGACCGTATCCTTTTAGCACAGAAAGTAAAAGTTAGAACACGAACTGAGGAATTGTTAGGTGTTATTGGGACCATGTCGGCTCACTATGTCAAATTCGATGACCCAACCAAAGTAAGAAAACACCAAAATCTTTATATTGATATAGGAGCAAAATCAAAAGAAGATGCGATTGAAATGGGTATCGAAATAGGATTACCGATAACTTGGGCAAGTGAGTTGGAGTTACTCGGGAATTCTAAAACAGGCAGAGTGGTTGGAAAAGGGTTAGATGATCGTGCTGGTTGTGCTGTTCTAATAGCAGTTCTAGAACAATTACAAGGCAAAGATTTTTTAGGTGAAATTCACTTCCTATTCACCGTTCAAGAGGAAGTCGGACTCCGAGGAGCGAAGGTAGCTTCTCATAATATTGAAGCGGATGTTGCCATTGCAGTAGACACTACTGCTGTTAGTGATACACCTGAAGAAACAATGGACCAAACGTTAGCCTTAGGTGCTGGAACTGGAATCAAGATTATAGATTTTAGCCTAATTGCACATCCAACTGTAAAAGAAAGCTTAGTTAACTTGGCGAAAGAAAATGAAATTAAGTTCCAATATGAAGTGTTCCCGGGAATTGGTACTGATGGTGGGGCTGTTTCGTTAAGTAACAAGGGAATTCCAACCGGAGTTCTTTCCATTCCTTCACGTTACGCTCAC